AAAGACAATAGTAACAGTTATAAAGTCTAATCCAAGTGCTCCCTTTATATCCAATTTGAGGAATGTGGAGGAAATGGAAGGAGGAAGGGAAAGGAGTCTTCCTGGATAATGAGCTATTCCCAGTAAAACACCTAACATGGTTGAAAGAAGAATCCCTCCGAGTATAGCTCCTGTTATCCTTCTTGCCATCAGGATAGCCAAAACTAATAAGCCAAATATAGAAACTAAAACTGCTTTATTTTTTAGATCTCCCAAACTTACAACCCCACCTGGGCTCTTGACTATAATCCCTGCTTGAATAAGACCAATAAAAGCAATGAAGACGCCTATGCCACCTGCAATAGAATCCTTGAGAGACCGTGGAACTGCATCAATTACCATCTCCCTTATCTTGAATGCGGTAAGAAGGATGAATAAAACACCTGAAAGAAATACCGCTCCGAGAGCCTTCTGCCATGGAAAACCCATCATAAGAACCACTGTAAAGGTGAAGAAGAAGTTCTCTCCCATACCAGGTGCAACCCCAATAGGATAATTGGCATAAAGACCCATTATAAGAGTTGCGATGATGGATGAGATACAGGTTGCCATCATGACAGCACCAAAATCCATCCCTGCTTGAGATAGAACAGATGGCTGCACAAAAATTATGTATGCCATTGTCATAAATGTGGTAGTACCTGCTACTATCTCAGTTTTTAAATTTGTTCCCATCTCTTTAAATTTGAAAAATTTTTCAATCATCTTCACTCCTTTTAATTATTTTTAATCAAAATTAAAAAAATTTCAAAATTTGGAAGAAGTAAATTAAATAATCTTGACATAAGTTTTAAATGGATTGATATTATAAGTGATGATTAGATTTGACGATATTGTGGAAAAAATTCAAGCTTATGCTCCAGATTTTAATCTTGATATATTAAGAAAAGCGTATGTTTTTGCTGCAAAGGCTCATAAAGGTCAGATAAGACGGTCTGGGGAGGCGTATTTAAGTCATCCTCTTGAGGTACTGAATGTATTAGTTGACTGGAAATTGGATGAAGTAACTCTGACTGCGGGTATTCTTCATGATATTTTAGAGGATACAGATACTACTGTTGATGAACTTAAGGAATATTTTGGAGAAGAAATTTCAAGCATTGTTGATAGCCTTTCGAAGATAAGTTCAATTTCTTTATCAGATTCTGAATTACAGGGAGAAAATATAAGGCGTATCTTTATGGCTATGATGAAAGATATCAGAGTCATATTTGTGAAATTAGCTGATAGATTGCACAATATGAGAACTTTAAATTTTCTATCTGAGGATCTGCAAAAAAAAATTGCATCAGAGACTTTAGAAATATATGCTCCATTGGCTGACAGGCTTGGAATGGGAAAAACGAGAGAGGAGCTTGAGGATTTAGCTTTCAGATATTTAGAGCCAGAGACATATTTTAAATTAGCAGCAAAGGTTGAGGATAAAAGATCATGGGCGGAAGAAAAATTGAAGAATATGAAAGAAGAAATTCAAAAATTGTTGGATTATCAGGGTATTAAAGCTGAAATTCAATACAGGTTAAAGAGAATTTACAGTATCTGGAGAAAAATGCAGAGAAATGACATAGACTTTGATAGAGTTTTTGACTTAATGGCCTTAAGAATAATTACAGAATCAACGGAAGATTGTTATGCCGTATTGGGGTGGATCTCTCAGAAATGGACGCCAATTGCTTCAAGATACAGGGATTACATTGCAGTCCCGAAACAGAACAAATATCAATCTCTTCATACAACAGTAATCACAAAAGGAGGGTTAACTTTTGAAATACAAATTAGAACAAAAGAAATGCATTGGATTGCAGAGAATGGATATGCTGCCCATCGGAAATACAAGGACAGAATTACAGACGTTCAGGATGATTTAAAGAAAAGTTTTTCTGAATTCTTGGAATTCCAGATGGATACAAGGGATCCAAAAAGATTTCTGGAAAGCTTAAGAAGAGATTTAAAAGCTAACATGGTTTATCCATTAACTCCAAAAGGAAAAGTAATACCTCTTCCTGAAAGTTCTACTGTAGTTGATTTTGCATATCAAATCCACACTGAGATAGGAAATAAATGTAAAGGGGCTAAAGTAAATGGAAGGGATGTTTCTCTTAGATATCAGGTAAAAACATGGGATATAGTAGAGATTGAAACTTCTCAAGATGCTTCACCAAGCAGAGACTGGCTTGGTTTCATAAAAACTCCAAGGGCAAGGAAAAAAATTAAAGAATGGTTTATTCAGCATGAGAGAGAAAGCAGTATTATAATGGGAAAAAGACTATTTGAAAAAGAGATAAAAAAATTAAAAAAACCAATCAGGCAATACCTTCAAGGAGAAAACCTCGAGAATGCTGTTGGGAAATTGGGTTATTCAAAAATTGAAGATTTTTATTCAGCTATTGGGTTCGGCAAGATTGTTTTAAATAGAAAT
This genomic window from Acidobacteriota bacterium contains:
- a CDS encoding bifunctional (p)ppGpp synthetase/guanosine-3',5'-bis(diphosphate) 3'-pyrophosphohydrolase; this encodes MIRFDDIVEKIQAYAPDFNLDILRKAYVFAAKAHKGQIRRSGEAYLSHPLEVLNVLVDWKLDEVTLTAGILHDILEDTDTTVDELKEYFGEEISSIVDSLSKISSISLSDSELQGENIRRIFMAMMKDIRVIFVKLADRLHNMRTLNFLSEDLQKKIASETLEIYAPLADRLGMGKTREELEDLAFRYLEPETYFKLAAKVEDKRSWAEEKLKNMKEEIQKLLDYQGIKAEIQYRLKRIYSIWRKMQRNDIDFDRVFDLMALRIITESTEDCYAVLGWISQKWTPIASRYRDYIAVPKQNKYQSLHTTVITKGGLTFEIQIRTKEMHWIAENGYAAHRKYKDRITDVQDDLKKSFSEFLEFQMDTRDPKRFLESLRRDLKANMVYPLTPKGKVIPLPESSTVVDFAYQIHTEIGNKCKGAKVNGRDVSLRYQVKTWDIVEIETSQDASPSRDWLGFIKTPRARKKIKEWFIQHERESSIIMGKRLFEKEIKKLKKPIRQYLQGENLENAVGKLGYSKIEDFYSAIGFGKIVLNRNFFERALPSDVFEPKVETFAQKFLDKIIKKPDYGVVVDGFDNILIHPAKCCNPIKGEKIVGYITKGKGISVHSASCPNIINEILEKNRLIDAKWDGNIKISYDVKIAIISEDRPGILAKITSVVSGEKSNIKKAEAVAFPDKTAKINFIVEVKDITQLEKLIKNIMNVKGVISVKRE
- a CDS encoding NCS2 family permease — its product is MIEKFFKFKEMGTNLKTEIVAGTTTFMTMAYIIFVQPSVLSQAGMDFGAVMMATCISSIIATLIMGLYANYPIGVAPGMGENFFFTFTVVLMMGFPWQKALGAVFLSGVLFILLTAFKIREMVIDAVPRSLKDSIAGGIGVFIAFIGLIQAGIIVKSPGGVVSLGDLKNKAVLVSIFGLLVLAILMARRITGAILGGILLSTMLGVLLGIAHYPGRLLSLPPSISSTFLKLDIKGALGLDFITVTIVFLFMVMFDTIGTLIGVAGIAGFLKDGRLPRASRALMADAVGTSIGALLGTSTVTAYIESTTGVSQGGRTGFASVVIAFLFFLSIPFYPIVRMIGGGYEISEGVFLYPFTAPALIIVGALMLQTIKNIKWEDFTEGIPAFLTLVGIPFSFSIADGLAFGFISYPLVKLLSGKGKEVSWLVYLLGVIFILRYAFIKR